The Calonectris borealis chromosome 6, bCalBor7.hap1.2, whole genome shotgun sequence genome contains the following window.
TTCCTTGCGGGGCAGCCTGGGGTCCCCCAGATGGGCATTTCCCTGGGGCAGGACGTTGGGGTACTGCACTGCTAAAGAGCTGCTGGTCTTTGAAGGGAGAACAGTCTTCTCTGGTGTTTGAATAGTCTCTGTGAAGTGTACAACTCGGCTCTTGGCTCCACTCCCTTCGCCTGTTAGTTGCCCCGCTATCCAGCTGCTGGTCCAGAGTCCTCCTGACCAGGGCCTGGCATGGCCAGTACTGCAAAtccagtgtttcagaaaaaagcagCTCCCAAGAGACAGCTCGTTGTCCCTCGGGCTGCAGGCTGGtgccacagctcctgccctgccggGCTGCGATGCCAAGTCGCAGATCTGCTTGGACATCGTTCCTGGGTGGGCATGACTGTCCCTCCTGCCAGAGGAGGAGATGTGGGGCCCTAGAGCTACTGCAGGCCTGCGTGTGAGGGCAGATGAGAGGCTTTGGCTGGTTACAGAATACCTTCCCACGAGCTTGATGTTAACCCCAGCGTGAATTTCTGCAGCCAGGCCAGCCTGGTGCAAGGTGCAGAAAAATGCCTGTTGGAGGTGACTACTCCTCCCCTTCCAGCAGGAGAGGCCCTGTGTGGCTGAAGGAGGGATTTGGCCAGCTGCTGGCAGTCTCGCAGCCTTTTCCCTGTCACTGGGCTTCCTTCCTGCCAGGAACAAAAGTCCTGGATGGGCTGTTAGAGCCACAGGTGCCTGAAATGCAATTGAGAAGTGGGCAGGTTCTGCACCTCCTTCCCAGAGCCAGCGGTCAAGGTGTGCGTGCTGACCCACAGAATGAGCCAGCCAgagcctcttccctccccagtCCCTGTTTCAGAGTCCTGAAATCAGCTTCCCCAGAGCCAGCCCTGTGTTCATGTCCTCGTTTCAGGGGCTGCGTCACcttggcggggctgggggagctggttCCAGGTCAAACCCAAACCTTTAGGTCGCTGCTCAGCCCTCCTCTTGGCTCTGCCCCGCGGGGCCAAGGGCGAAGCTGAGAGGGCGCGGGGATAGGAAGGGCCCCAGCCGATGCCACCGGGCTGAATTTCAGCACAAACGGGCGCTGCTTTGATGCAACCCCAGACTTGCACAAATGTTTCCGCAAGTGAAGGGTTGTTCCTGTGGCCACGGGGTGGGTCTCTAGTGACTCAGGGCGGCTCCCAGAGCAGGGTGCTGCTGTTGGCATCTCAAACCCTGTGCTCGGCCATCCCGCAGAGGCTGACTGCTCAGATCCAGCCTCTTCCCTCAAAGCCGAGGGTCAAAACTGGCCAGCGAGTGGCTGGTGAACGCCTCACAGCAGTTTGGGAGGATGGGGGAGTGGTGAGGAAGAGACAGAGGGGACATGGACTCCCAGCCCAATGCCACCACACAAGAGTACAGGCAACATCTGTCACTCTGCTTGCTTTTAATAGTGTTAATGCTACAGACGCTGCCAGTGCCCTTCTGCCCGGCCTGAGTGCTTTTGCCAGTTAAGCCTCACAACAGCCCTGTGAGGTAAGGTGACAGGCAGACACCAAGCGAGGAGCCCCAAGGCAGAGTGCAGGCTCCGTTCCTCCCTTCCGACCcagaggtttgttttgtttagccCAAATTCATTTCCACGCACTGTTGCAAAATGTCTTCTGCTCCAGGCTGACAGGAGTGAGTCAGAAAGGTGAGGGCCCTTCCTAAATCGCTACTcccagggaaaaaacctcccCTCTAACATGTCTGGCATTTGATTGAAGTTACCCAAGTCCTCACTCACTCCGATTTCCATGGCTGAATTCCCATGCTCCAAACACCGGGCACAACAGTTTTCCTGCTGAGAGTAAACCTGGCTCACTGAAGAAAGCCAAGGAGCTTCAGCTTCAGCTGCTGTGAGGGGCAGAGATCTCTGTGTTTCTTTCAGGACATAATCAAACGCCTTTCTTGGAGCGCAAGtgaaggcaggaggcagcagaacAAGCACCAATGTCAGATAAAGTTTACACCTTTTCACTGCAGCGTGGACAGGCCATCCACCCAGAAACCCGCTGGAACAAGGACAGAGTGAGCACTGAAGAAAAATTAGGGCTGTCTTCAGGGAGCAAGTGCTCAGCCCTCATCCCCAGCAGGGCACAACGTCTGACTCTCAGATCCCCAACCTCAAGACAGGTAGTGTAGGCTCAGaccaaggagggggaaaaaaagtgcttttagagCATTAGGGTTGAAAATAGGCCAGTGTTGGAAATTTAAGCATGGAAGTTTAAACACCAACCCCTTCAGGACATGGTCAGGCGTGGAGAGAGCAGGGCAGCAGGTGAGGAGGGCCCATTCAAGAGACAGCTTTTGTGCACCCTTCATGTGCCAAAGCATCAGTCAGGCAGAGGCAGCACAAACGCCCTCCCAGCGGCACGCAGCCCTTGGTTTCCTAGGGATCTCACCCGAAGCTCTGGCAAGCCCATTGCAGCACATCTTTGCattcagcaggaggaggaagacagcaaCGACCCATGTGTGGCCAAAAGAGAGGTGGGGGGCACAAGGCACGAACAAGTGTGAAGGAATCATTACTGTCTGGGTCAGCCAGACAGCTTATACCGAGGCAGGCAAAGCAGGGACCGGGGAGCCCTCCTGCCACCCAGGAGTGCCAGGGGAAGGTCTCTGCCTTGGCCCCAGGTAtagagagcagggagggaagtGAGCAATAACAGGGATCAACACCTTCGCTCCAAACAGCAAAGAACAGGAGTGAGAGGGCAGAGAAAACAAAGGGAGCAGGCTCTGGAGAAGACccaacaaattaatttaatggcAGTGTCCCACTTCAGAGGCTTAGGATTGCCCGTCACGGCTCTGGAGTGGGACACTGTTTACATCTGTGAAGCAGCAGAAGGAACTGCACCAAGTTAGTTTAAACAGCAAATCCTCATTTCTTTGAAGCAAGATCAGCTTGAAGATGAAAGGAGGGTAAGAGGAGCCAAAGTATTGGGGCATGTCTTCACTCCGGGCTGTTGGTAGCCCCAAGAGACAGCCTGGCCTTAGAGGGGGATCCCAACAGATACAGGTTGCTCTTCTCAGGTCTCCCCCATCAGCTTCTGCCTGCACAAAAGCAGCTGAAGGACAAGGCAGGAGCTCCAACTAAATTCAGGCTTCCTGGGGGAGCAGGAACCAACCCAAAGCCTCAGCCACCAGACAGCCCTGACCTGCCAATGTGTTGATTTAAGCTTAATTTAGCTCTCCTGGCTGGGACTGGGAAGTGTCCTGTTGTACAAAGGACTTGCCTGGCCCAGCCCATCAGCTGAGCAGTGGTCAGGGCTGCGGGAGAAGCGATGTCTCcaagggacagggacagcagtTGGAAAGGCGCTCTGAGAAGGACTGGGGGACACAACAAGCTGAGCTCtaggctgctgccctggcacagccTCATCACTTGGCACCACCACGGCTCCGCTGGGACTGGCTTCCAGGGAAGGTCCTGCCACAACTCTGGCTCTGCTATGGCACTGCGCTGGGCTCAGTCTATTTGCTCTGTAGGTATGCACGTTTCTTGGCAGCTCACATACAGGGATGATGGCTGCGGGTCCCCGGTCAAGGCTTCTTCTGCCCCCTGGGTCCTCCGAGACCAAGGCTGACGTGATCTGTCAGGAGTTGGCTTCTCCAACGCTAGTGACAGCCAGTCGCTCACGCCAGGACGCTTCACACTGCACGTACCCTGGAGACACTGCCTGTCCTAAGCTGTGCGACATGCCgactgcctcctccctcccaaggGGTACGGTGTCTGCTTGCTACTGCTCCACCAGAGCCTTCACTGTTCTCCCCAGAAacagcccttccctcccccagcccagcccctcaccGCTCCTGCTAGGAGCCGCTCTCCTTCTCAAGGAGATGGGCTTCTCGACGTCCACTGGGCCTGAACACTCCTCGCCCTCTTGGCGCTCTGTGGTAGGAACCACGCTCCTGGACCCTGGACCTCTCCCACCTCCCGCAATCCCAGGGCCTGTGGTGGCCCTGCCAGCTGGGAGCTGCTCTGTGGTCGCTGCGGTTGAACGCCAGGttctctttctccctgccccgggcctcagccccctcctctggGGTCCATTTCTCCACATCATGGTGCTCCTCTTTCAAGTCCACTGCCTCCGTTACTGGTGAGGGGTCTTCAGAGCACAACTCCTTTCTTTCAGCCAAGGCAGCAGCCCTGCTTCTGCTGTGAGGCTTTGGAAACTCCTGGCTGTGCCTTCCACTGGGTCTCCGGTCTGGTCTCCGGCTGAAGCCCCTGGGCCCCCTGGAGCCATGAAGCAGATGACAGGCTTCCTCTGCCGGTTCCTGCAAGCTGCTGCACGATTGCCTGCCCTGGCCTCTGGGGCCTGGCCTCTCCCCTCTGTGCCTCTCCTTCTTGCTCTGTTGCTCCCTGGGCACAGCAGGCCTCTCGGGCCGCCCGGGTTCTGCCCTGGCCTCCGGTGCCCCGGCTGGCTCTGGAGCCGAGGCTTGGCTGGGCAGCTGGGGCGCGTCCACAGCGCTTGCACTCACCGGTGGCTCAGAGGCAGCGGCTGCTTGGCTTGGATCAACGGCAGCTGGAGGCTGAAAGAAAGAAGCCACTGGTTAAGAAAAGGACagggcagccccacagcagaTGACAGCGCTTGGTCCTGCAGTCCAGGGCTCCCCTCGCCAGCTCTCTGCCCCCAGTGCCATACCGCCTGGAGGCTGATGAAGTAACGGTTCCTCTCTGCTTCAGGGTCAATGATGCCCCCTTTCTCTTGCTGTCTCTTGAAAATTAAGCGCAGTTCTTCTTGGTGCTGCAGCGTCTTGGCATCTGGCCTGTAAGGCTCCTGAGCGGCAGAAAGCAAGGCGGGGTAAGGGCTCTTTCAACACCTAGCATAGCTGGCAGTGCTAAGAGCTACTCCCCAAACCCTCCTTTGATCACACAAGGAACACGGGATACAGAGCTCATTTCATGGTCTAGGAGAAGAAAACTCAGGGCTATACAACTAAGCCTGCTCGTTGTGGACACATCAAACAATCAGGAGACACCCTGCTAGGTTTTATGAACTGCCCTTTGGATGGGCTGCCTAGGAGGACCCGAGAGCACGCAGCATGCGTTCATTCATCCGTCCGTTACACTGTCCCAGTTGAAGCTACCCAGCGAGCGGGCGCAGCTGGGCAGGTGAGCCCCCACCTCTTACCAGCGGGTGCTGCGGGGGCGGCGCCGCCTTCAGAGCACAGAGATCGTAGACCAGGGTCTCCCGGCAGACGGGGCACTGCACACCGACTTCCTGCGGGGAGGCGAGAGGTGATACCAAACCCCAGCCACGACCCAGCCCATGCGCTGCCGGATAATCCCCAGCCTGGAAGTGGAACAGGGTGGCCTTCTTCACTCTTCTGCCAGGGCAGGGAAGCCCAGGGGAGTTCCAGCAGCATGAAAGCAGCCTGGTGTTTCAACGACTGCTACAGAAGGTGTCTCCACCACGAGGCACACCAGCATTTGTGCTCCAGTGGCCGACTGCTGTACAAACCAGCTCTGTCAGCACATATGGCTCCAGTCCTCCTTAGCCTAGGATCTATTTTTCCCCCACTCCAAAGTGGAGCGTGTCATCAACCCTTTGAAAGGGTTGTGCAGGAAGGAACCTTCGACTTGTTTCACGCTCAGCTGTGCTGTTTGCTCTGCGGCCAACAACTGTTCCAACATCTGCTCAGGCAGGTTTTACCCCCCAGAACGCAGGTGATGATGTTTATCCtgctgcacacccctgcagttcGAGGACTAGGGAAGTAGCTCTGTTTTCTAACTCCTGTGGTTCCAGATCTCCAGAAATGCTACCAACTCCCCTGCTCCCTCACACAGCACGCGCTGATCCAGAGATCAAATAAACCAACTGCTAAAGTACTAAAAACTCACAGGGTAATTTTGGTTGGAAAGGGCTCTTGGAGATCACTTGGTCTAATCACTGCTCTGATTCTCAGCGCAGGCACGACACTGCCAGGTCAGGCCAGCCCTCGCGCCGTGTCCCAAAGGGGGTGACAGAGACGTCATGAGGGCCTGTGCAGGAGGCCGGGGGGGAATCCAGGGCCTGGTACCTGTTTGGGGGATGGCGCCAGGTGCTGCTCTCGCTCCTCCTGTTGCATGAGGATCTCTTCCTCCATGTGCTGGGCATAgcgggccaggcagtgggagtggAAGTAGTGGTAGCACTGGGTCTTTGTGAAGGCTTCTCTCTCCTGTAGAGGACAAAGGGCAGCTTTAAAGGGTTTCTGAGCACAGGGTTGTGTAGCCTCCCCAGCTGAGGCGGGCTTTCACTCCCATGTCGGCACTGGCAGTGGGGAATGAGCACTATTGCTGGCAGAGACACATAACATCTTCTGCTGGGCTTCATCTCTACCTCCTCAGCTCTTACTGGGACACTGCTCCCTATTCCAAGAGTGAGAAATACTCCTGATGTCAAGCTGCAAAGTTTTTGTGACTGATTTATCTGCATATGTTCCTGTGTAAGCAGCGATCTTCCCACCTGATCTGGTTCTTTCCAGGCAGGCACCGCCTCTTCTTGCAATCTGGACAAGGCACGCTCCCCTGTCCCCACAGACCTTAGCACCCGCACGGATGTTTTCCAGTCCCTCCTGACCACCTGTGTGCTGAACTCCAGGTGAGGTTTGACCAACACAGGGAAGCTGAGATGCACCAGCAACTACCCCCAGACCCTACCTACTCCCTGAGAGACGCTCCAGCGTCACTCAGTGCCCCTGTACCCCGTTTCTGTAGATGATTATTTTCGGGCTGACTGGGGGAGTAGCACATACTGCCTTAGGAAGGTCCATGCTGAGTAGGACTGCCTATAGACCcgggggggcaggggctgctgaggCACAGCCCGGTCCCAGGCCGATATGCCAAGCTTTGAGCCTCAGGCTCTCTGTTCTCTTGCCTCACTTCCCAGCCAGCTTGCAGGGCCGGGGGACACGTTCCTACCTGGAATCCATAGAGGCAGATCACACACTGGCCATGAGGAATGTTGTTGTCAGTGAGAATCTCCTTCCCCTTCTGTGGAGGCATTAAAGCAATATTTCACTCACTGGCCTGCCCATAGGCGCAAGGCTATCCCACCCCTCAGGCAGTCAGGGACCAGTGTCTGTGGCTGGTGACCCCCAATCTCCCCCAACTCTCACCTCAATCAATTCGTAGAGCAcctctgtccccagcctggcTTCAGCAACACTTCTGAGGCTCTGGGAAATCctacagcaaagcagcagccaTACTTAACACAAGTTTATCCACACCTTTTCACTCTCCCACCTACCTGTCACCCCACCACGATGACAGGAGGAAGAAATAGAGCACTGGCCTTCAGGCTTTGCCTGCAGCATGGGACAGGCACAcatatgtgtgcacacatattCCCATACTCCCCACAAGCCAGTGCACAGGAAGCCTTTGTACTTAGAGGACTTGCAAGAGCAGGCTTGCTTGGCTCCTTGGCTTGAGCTCACCCAGCACCCTTCAGATTTGGTGAATCTCAGGCTTCATTTATCAGATGGCAGCCCCTGACCAGGACTGGTGGGAGCCACGTTACTCCTGTGCTGCCGGCAGGTACCAGGGTCTCTCTGCATACGCTCCGCTGCACCAAGAACAGGAGCACAATGGCAACAACGGGCTGCCTGAGGACTCGGTTCAGTCCCACCTCTGTCAAAGCAGGACCAACAGCTTCAAAGGCCCAGGAGATTTAGATTACAATTCAGGGGGATCACAGGGTGGACCCCTCGGTGTCAAACTCCGCACCAGTGGCTCCCATGAGATTTAAGACAAAGTGATTTAGGGACCTGTATCCATTTATTAACTGGACACACGTGAATTTGAGAGAAGGCTTTTCCACTAGCTCTGCCTCCCGATCTCCGGAGGAAAGGAtcgccctctcccctcccttccggCACTCACTTTTGAATTTGCTCATCTGACAGCCCCCGTGGGTTCCTGATCGAGATATCCGGAGGTTTGTTGggatactaggaaaaaaaaaa
Protein-coding sequences here:
- the RNF25 gene encoding E3 ubiquitin-protein ligase RNF25 isoform X4, which translates into the protein MAAAGEEEEATDWALPPEVEVLESIYLEELRVARGRSRWEPWEISITLYPATAQDQDSQYVRFTLVLSVPPQYPNKPPDISIRNPRGLSDEQIQKISQSLRSVAEARLGTEVLYELIEKGKEILTDNNIPHGQCVICLYGFQEREAFTKTQCYHYFHSHCLARYAQHMEEEILMQQEEREQHLAPSPKQEVGVQCPVCRETLVYDLCALKAAPPPQHPLPPAAVDPSQAAAASEPPVSASAVDAPQLPSQASAPEPAGAPEARAEPGRPERPAVPREQQSKKERHRGERPGPRGQGRQSCSSLQEPAEEACHLLHGSRGPRGFSRRPDRRPSGRHSQEFPKPHSRSRAAALAERKELCSEDPSPVTEAVDLKEEHHDVEKWTPEEGAEARGREKENLAFNRSDHRAAPSWQGHHRPWDCGRWERSRVQERGSYHRAPRGRGVFRPSGRREAHLLEKESGS
- the RNF25 gene encoding E3 ubiquitin-protein ligase RNF25 isoform X2, which produces MAAAGEEEEATDWALPPEVEVLESIYLEELRVARGRSRWEPWEISITLYPATAQDQDSQYVRFTLVLSVPPQYPNKPPDISIRNPRGLSDEQIQKISQSLRSVAEARLGTEVLYELIEKGKEILTDNNIPHGQCVICLYGFQEREAFTKTQCYHYFHSHCLARYAQHMEEEILMQQEEREQHLAPSPKQEVGVQCPVCRETLVYDLCALKAAPPPQHPLEPYRPDAKTLQHQEELRLIFKRQQEKGGIIDPEAERNRYFISLQAPPAAVDPSQAAAASEPPVSASAVDAPQLPSQASAPEPAGAPEARAEPGRPERPAVPREQQSKKERHRGERPGPRGQGRQSCSSLQEPAEEACHLLHGSRGPRGFSRRPDRRPSGRHSQEFPKPHSRSRAAALAERKELCSEDPSPVTEAVDLKEEHHDVEKWTPEEGAEARGREKENLAFNRSDHRAAPSWQGHHRPWDCGRWERSRVQERGSYHRAPRGRGVFRPSGRREAHLLEKESGS
- the RNF25 gene encoding E3 ubiquitin-protein ligase RNF25 isoform X3, with product MAAAGEEEEATDWALPPEVEVLESIYLEELRVARGRSRWEPWEISITLYPATAQDQDSQYVRFTLVLSVPPQYPNKPPDISIRNPRGLSDEQIQKISQSLRSVAEARLGTEVLYELIEKGKEILTDNNIPHGQCVICLYGFQEREAFTKTQCYHYFHSHCLARYAQHMEEEILMQQEEREQHLAPSPKQAGDYPAAHGLGRGWGLVSPLASPQEVGVQCPVCRETLVYDLCALKAAPPPQHPLPPAAVDPSQAAAASEPPVSASAVDAPQLPSQASAPEPAGAPEARAEPGRPERPAVPREQQSKKERHRGERPGPRGQGRQSCSSLQEPAEEACHLLHGSRGPRGFSRRPDRRPSGRHSQEFPKPHSRSRAAALAERKELCSEDPSPVTEAVDLKEEHHDVEKWTPEEGAEARGREKENLAFNRSDHRAAPSWQGHHRPWDCGRWERSRVQERGSYHRAPRGRGVFRPSGRREAHLLEKESGS
- the RNF25 gene encoding E3 ubiquitin-protein ligase RNF25 isoform X1 — encoded protein: MAAAGEEEEATDWALPPEVEVLESIYLEELRVARGRSRWEPWEISITLYPATAQDQDSQYVRFTLVLSVPPQYPNKPPDISIRNPRGLSDEQIQKISQSLRSVAEARLGTEVLYELIEKGKEILTDNNIPHGQCVICLYGFQEREAFTKTQCYHYFHSHCLARYAQHMEEEILMQQEEREQHLAPSPKQAGDYPAAHGLGRGWGLVSPLASPQEVGVQCPVCRETLVYDLCALKAAPPPQHPLEPYRPDAKTLQHQEELRLIFKRQQEKGGIIDPEAERNRYFISLQAPPAAVDPSQAAAASEPPVSASAVDAPQLPSQASAPEPAGAPEARAEPGRPERPAVPREQQSKKERHRGERPGPRGQGRQSCSSLQEPAEEACHLLHGSRGPRGFSRRPDRRPSGRHSQEFPKPHSRSRAAALAERKELCSEDPSPVTEAVDLKEEHHDVEKWTPEEGAEARGREKENLAFNRSDHRAAPSWQGHHRPWDCGRWERSRVQERGSYHRAPRGRGVFRPSGRREAHLLEKESGS